In Desulfuromonas acetexigens, the genomic stretch AGATCAAGCAGAACTATCCGGAAATCCCGGTGATTTTCCTGACCGCCTACGGTACCGTCGAGTCCGCCGTCAACGCCATGAATCTGGGCGCCTTCTACTATTTCGTCAAACCCCCCGATTACCTCAATCTTAAAGGCATTCTTGCCCGGGCCGTGGAGCAGCGTCGGCTGAAGCGGGAACTGGCGCAGTTGCGCCAACGGCTGACCGGGTTGCCCGGCCCGGCCCAGTTTATCGGCCAGTCTCGGCAGATGCACCAGGTCTGCGACTTGGTGGAGGCGATCAAGGATTCGCCCAGCAGTGTGCTGATCTGCGGTGAGACCGGGGTCGGCAAAGAGCTGGCCGCGCGTGCTCTGCATTACGGCAGCGTCCGGCGGGACGCTCCCTTTGTGACGGTCAACTGCGCGGCGATCCCTGGGGAACTGCTCGAATCGGAACTCTTCGTCTACGAAAAAGGGGCTTTTACCGGCGCTGTCAGCCGACGTATTGGGCGGATCGAACAGGCGGCCGGGGGCACGCTCTTTCTCGATGAAATCGGCGAGTTGGATATCAGCCTGCAAGCCAAGCTGCTGCGCGTTCTGCAGGAAAAGGAAGTCGAGCGTCTTGGCGACAATCGGAGGATTCCCGTCGATTTCCGGCTGGTCTCCTCGACCAATCGAGAGCTGCCTCAGGAAGTGGCCAAGGGCACCTTTCGCGAGGATCTCTTCTACCGCATCAATGTCGTCCGTATCGATCTCCCCAGCCTGCGCGAGCGCCGGGAAGACATCCCTCTGCTGGTCAGTGAGTTTGTCAAGGAATTCTGTGTTCAGGAGGGGAAGGTGCTGGTGGTTTCCGAAAAAGCGATGCAGACCCTGTGCGCCTACCACTGGCCTGGTAACGTCCGGCAATTGCGCAACGTGGTGGAGCGGGCCGTGGTCCTCTCTCGTGGCCGAGAGATTTTGCCTTCGGATCTGCCCGATGAGGTGAGGGGGCAGAGTCTGAGTCCCGGGAGCGCGGATTCTCCAGCGGTTATCCCTTTGCGGGAGCTGGAGGCTGAAGCGATTCGCCGGGCCCTTGCAGAATGTTCCGGTAACAAATCCCTGGTGGCAAAAAAGCTCGGGTGTTCCCGCAAGGCGCTGTATCGGCGCTTGAAGGAATACGATCTCTCCTAATCCCCGGGTTCAGGGGGGCCGATGCGCTCCAATGAATCCACCCCTCTCTTGTTGAGTCTTTGGGTTTTTCTGGTACTCTCGTCTCTCTTTACTTCTTGCGTGCCCTTCTCTTTCTGTTACTGATTCGCATAGTGTGTCCAACGGAAACACTTTTCGCCGGGCAGCTGGGTGGGGGGGGTGGCTCTTGTGGATACAGTTTTCTTGGAAACTGTGCCCATTGGAGACATTCTTCAATATTGTTTTCGGCTTCTAAAACCAAATCCTCTGTAATCATTGATTTTTAAGGCTTGGCATGGACCCTGCTTATTGCGATGGAGTCTCCGGGATGGATCGCGGAGAGCGATTTTTCGGTGATCTGGAAGCGCGGTACTATCCGGCGCGGCTCTGTCACTGTGGAGTAGTGGGAACATGTCGAAAAAAGTAATCATTGTCGACGAACAGGGTTTTTCTCGAATCTGTTCGGCCTTGCTGGAATTGCAGGGTTGCCGGGCTGAGTGCCGGCCGCTTTCCGTTTGCGCGGTCGATTTGCATCACCCGGATGTGGGGTTGGTGGTGACCAGTTATCCCTATGGGGAGAAATTGCTGGAGAGCCTGGGGGGGCGAGAGTTGCCGGTGTTGGTTCTGGCCGACAGCCTGAGCGATCCCCTGTTGAATACGCTGAAACAGGTGCGCCATGCCTGCTGCATGGTCAAACCCGTCGATTATGAACGACTGACATCCTACGTCCGCCAGGTGCTTGTCGGCGGGGCTAGCGAATGGGGAGGTTACGATCTTGTTTAGGCAAATGATCACAATGCTGATGGTTCTGGTGCTACTGACCGCGTGTCAGGGGCAGACCAAGGAAACGATGGTGCAGGAAGGGATGACGCTAATGAAGGAGGGCAATCCGCTGGGCGCGGTGGTCCTCTTCAACAGCGCCCTGGAAAAAGATCCCAACTTTGTCGAGGCCCGCTACCAGTTGGGGCTGGCCTATCTCAAGGGGGGCAAGCTCGACAAGGCGGAGAAGGAACTGCAGAAGGTCCGCCTCCAGGATCCTGGCAACGCTGAGGTTCTCCTCGACATGGCCTCCCTCTATCTCGCCACCCAGAAGATCGACGAGGCCGAGGGGGAACTGCGTCAGTATCTGGAAAAACATCCGAAGAGTTCCCGGTCTCAGGAATACCTCGGGCGGGTGAAGGCGGTACGCGGTGACCTACAGGCGGCCGAGCAGCTCTTCAAAGAGGCCGCGGAGCTGGACGCCGGCAACGCCGAGGTCCGTCTGGCTCTTGCCCAACTCTATCTCCAGCTCGGTTGGACCGATCAGGCGCAGGCGGAACTGGCCTCCGTGGTCAAAGCCTTTCCCGACAAGAAGGCGGCGTACTTCATGATCGCGGCTCTGGAGGGGCGTCAAGGGCGCAAGGCCCAAGCCCTGGAGGCCTACCGGCAGGTGACGCGCATTGATGGCGAGGATATCGCCGCCCTCTATCTGACCGGTATGCTCTCCCTGGATATGGGGGATGCCGCCGAGGCCCAGCGCATCGCTGAGCACCTGCGCAAACGCCATCCCAAGCACCCCTCGGGTTCCCGCCTGCTCGGCATGATCCGCTACGCGGCCGAGGATTTCGAGAATGCGGCGCTGGAACTTCGGGCCTCTTTGCAGGGGATGCCCGACCTGGCCGGTTATTATTTCCTCGGCCTGGCCGAATACCGGCGCGACAATTTCGAACTGGCTTTGAGCCAGTTCCAACGCGCCCTCGACATTCAGCCTGAGCATCTGCAGACGCGGCTGATGGTCGGTATGACCCTGTTGCGCCAAGGGCGGATCGACGACTGCATCCAGCAAGTCAAGCAGGTGCTGGCCGTAAACGACCAGATCGCCATGGCGCACAACGTCCTCGGCAGCGCCTATCTGGCCAAAAAGGAATTCGACAAGGCCATGCCCCATCTCGACCGGGCTATCGCCCTTGATCCTTCCCTGGCCGACGCGCACATGAAGAAGGGGTTGTTCAATCTGGCCCAGGGCAATCCGCAAGGGGCCGGAGTCGAACTGGAAAAGGCCGTCGAGGCGGCTCCCGAAGCGCTGAATACCCGCTTCCTCCTCGCCTCTCTTTATCTGCGGCAACAGAATTACCGGGGGGTGATCGAAACCCTGCAGGCGGGGCTCGACGGGACGGAAGAGGATGCCCTGCTCTACAATTACATGGCCGCCGCCTACTTGGCGCAGAAGCAGAACGAGCAAGGGGTTGACGCCCTGAACAAGGCCAAGCAAGCCAAGCCCGACTATCTGACCCCTTATTTCAATCTGGCCAACTATTATCTGGCCAACCAGCAGCGGGACAAGGCGCTGGAAGAGTACCGGGCCATTCTCCAGATTGCTCCGGAGAACGTCAAGGCGCTCATTTCCCTCGGTACCCTGCAAGAGATCGAGGGGGACGCGACGGCTGCTAAGGCCAGCTACCAGAAGGCCCGCGCTACCAACGCCCCGGAAGGCTTCCTGGCGCTCGCCGGATACCTGGGGCGCTCGAAGCAGGGGGAGGAGGCGGCCAAGGTGATCGAGGCGGCCTATCAGACCCATCCGGAACATCCCGCCATTCTCGAAACCCGGGGCAAGTTGTTGCTGGGGCAGAAAAATACCGGCGAGGCGGTAAAGATGTTCCAGGCCCTGGACAAGGTCAAACCCGGCGCCGGACTGCCGCTGCTCGCTGTCGCCTGGCTCGCGGGAGGGGAACAGGATAAGGCCTTGGCCTTGGCCAAGGCGCGGATTGACGAACAGCCCGCCTCAGCTTCCGGTTATATGCTGGAAGCCGCCATCCACCAGCGTCTAGGCGCGGTGGACAAGGCCGAGGCCGCCCTGACCCAGGGGCTTGTGCGGGCCAAGGACGCGCAGCTACTTTCCCTGCAACTCGGCAGCCTCTACGCCGGGACTGGGCGGGTACCGAAAGCCCTGGAAACCTTTGCGGCTCTGCGCAAGGCTCAGCCCGATTTCGTCCCGGCGATCTTCGCCCTCGGGGCGCTGCTCGACCAGCAGGGAGACAAGGGCAAGGCCGTGGAGCTTTACAAAGAGGTCCTGGCCAAGGCCGAGGACCACACTGCCGCCCTCAACAATCTGGCTTATCTCTACGCCGACAACTACGGCACGCCGGAGGAAGCTCTGGTGCTGGCGGTCAAGGCCTTCCGCAAAGAGCCGGGCAATCCGGGGATTCTTGACACCCTGGGGCTGGCCCTGTTCAAGAACGGACGGCATGACGAAGCAGTTAACATCCTGACCAAGGCTGCCGAATTGCTGCCCAAGGTCGCGGCGGTGCGGTTGCACCAGGGGCAGGCGCTGCATGGCGCCGGCAAGAACGCCGAAGCGCGAGACGCCTTGCAGGCCGCGATCGATCTCGGTCCCGGTCCCGAAGCTGAGCAGGCGCGCAAGCTGCTCGAACAGATCAAGGATTAGCGAAACCGTCCGTCGCGCTTTGAGAACCTCGGGCGCGACGGCATTCATGGGTCTTTCATGCGTAAACTGACTTCCCTCATCCTGCTCGTCGACTTGCTTCTCGCGGCGCTGGCCCTGGTTATCGGCCACCTGCTGCGTTTCGAGGGGGCTTGTAATCTGGCCGTCATTACCGGCCCGAGTGGGACGCGGCTGTTGATCTTCGCGTTATTCGCGGTTTTTTCCGCCTATTTCTGCGAAATGTATCGCTGGGAAAAGTCTCTGGGGCGGCTCGATCTCGCCGCCCGCACCGCCGTCTCGATCCTGATGGCTTTCTTTGTCCTTTCCGCGGTCTATTACATCATTCCGGCGGCCATGGTCGGTCGCGGAGTGCTCTCCTTCTCGCTGCTGGTCTTCGGAGCCATGCAGTTTTTTGCTCATCTCGGTTTTCTGGCCCTCATGCAACTGCCCGCTCTGGCCCGGCGCGTGTTGGTCATCGGCGTCGGCCCTCTGGCCGCTACGGTGGAACGGGTCCTGACTGAAAATCCGGGGCGTCAAGCCTTTATCGGCTTTGTTCAGCCGACAACCGAGAAATGCACGGTCGACGAGAAGCGGATTGTCGGCGATGTCGAAGAAGTCGTCGAATTGGTGGAGCGGGAGCGGGCCGACCTGCTGGTGGTGGCGCTGACCGAGCGGCGTGGCGGACTGCCGGTGCGAGAACTGCTGCGCTGCAAGCTCAACGGGGTGGAGATCATCGACGCCTTGAGCTTTTACGAGGAAATGACCGGCAAACTGCTGATCGAGAACATTCAGCCAAGCTGGTTTCTCTACTCGGACGGCTTCCGGATCACCCCCTTTCTGCGTTTCTATAAGCGAGGATTCGACCTCCTCCTCTCTCTCTTCGGCATCCTGCTGGTGCTTCCCCTTTGGCCGGTGGTCGCGCTGCTGGTGAAATTCGATTCGCCGGGGCCGATCTTCTTTCGTCAGACCCGGGTGGGTGAGCGGGAAAAAAACTTCACCGTCTATAAATTCCGGACCATGCGTCAGGACGCGGAAAAGGAGACCGGTGCCGTTTGGGCGACCCAGGATGACCCGCGCGTCACCAAGATCGGCAAACTGCTGCGCAAAAGCCGGATCGACGAATTGCCCCAGCTCTACAACGTCCTCAAGGGGGATATGAGTTTCGTCGGCCCCCGTCCCGAGCGGCCGGAATTCGTCGATCGGCTCAACCAGAAGATCCCTTACTACAGCAAGCGCCACTTCATGAAGCCCGGTGTCACCGGCTGGGCCCAGGTTTGCTACCCCTACGGTGCCTCCGACGAAGATGCTCTGGAGAAGCTGCGCTATGACCTCTACTACATCAAAAACTACTCGTTATTGCTCGATTTTCTCATCATTCTGGAAACGGTCAAGGTTGTCGCCTTCGGCCGGGGAGGAAGGTAAATGAAAAAACTGTCTTTGTTGTTGGTGGTCGTATTTTTGCTGTTTGCATCCATCGCCTGGGCTGGGGATTACGTGATTGGTGAAGGGGATGGCTTGAATGTCGCCGTCTGGGGAGTTCCCGAACTGAGTGTTTCCGTACTGGTGCGCCCCGACGGTAAGATCACCCTGCCGGCCGCCGGCGACGTCAAGGCCGCCGGACTGACCCCGGTCGAGCTGAGCAAGGAGTTGACCACGGTCCTTACCGACTACGTCAAGACGCCGATCGTCACCGTGACCGTGGCGGGGATCACCAACAATCGCATCTATATCTCCGGTGGCGGCGTCCCCCCCCGGGTGTTGAGCCTGCCTGGTCGCAGCTCGCTCTTCAAACTCCTCTGCGGTATCGAGGGGATCGGTAACGCCGACCTGCAGCGGGGCTACGTCATGCGCGACGGCGAAAAACTCGCCGTCGACATGCACGATCTCTTCAACAACGGCAATATCAAGGCCGATATCGATCTCCGCGCCGAGGACATCCTCTTTCTGCCGACCAACGAGTTGAACAAGGTCTACGTCGTCGGCGCCGTCAATACGCCCCAGGGCATTATGTACCGGGACGGTCTGCGGGTTCTCGATGTCATTCTCGAATCGGGAGGCTTCACCAAGTTCGCCAAGGCCAGCGCGGTATTGATCCTGCGCAAAGAAGGGGACGACCGCCGGCGCATCAAGCTCGATCTCGACGGCCTGATGAAGGACGGTGAGTTGAACGAGAATCTCGAATTGCAGCGGGGCGACTACGTGATTGTCCGCGAAGGAATGTTCTAATAGAGCTGAACGCTGATCCTTCAGTTTTTTCAGCCTTCAGCCTTCAGCCTAAGGTTAACCCATGGATTCTCCGATTCTTCAGCTCAAGAAGTACCTTCATGCACTCTACAACCGGCGTTATCTCTTTGTGCTGGTAGCCGGCACCGTCGCGGCGCTGATCGTGGCGGGAAGCTTTTTCGTGCCCAAGAAGTACGAAGCGAAGAGCACCGTCTTCATCGAGAAAAACGTCATCAACAGCCTGATGAAGGGTCTGACCGTTTCTCCGTCCATGGGAGACAGGATTCGGGTTCTGCGCTATCACATGCTCAGCCGCGACATGGTATTGCGCGTTTTGAAAGAGCTGGATATGGATGTGAAGGTCCCCAATCCCCAGGAGTTCGAAGCGCTGATCAAGTACTGCCAGGCCGAGACCAAGATCAGCCTGCGCGGGGATGACCTTTTCTTCGTGTCGATCGTCGACCCCGACCCCGAATTCGCCAAGAACTACATCAACGCCCTGGTCGGCGCCTATGTCGAGGAGAACCTGGCCGCCAAGCGGGAAGAATCCTTTGGCGCCAGCCGCTTCATTTCCGAACAGGTTACCTTCTACAAAAACAAGCTCGACGCCATCGAGGACGAAATCAACCAGTTTCGGAAGAAAACCGGCATTTTCTCTTCCGTCTCCGAAGCTTCGATCATCGACGAAATCAAATTGGTGGAAGAGGAACTGAAGGGCTTGCGCGTCAAGAAAAACGAACTGCTCGCCACCATCAAGACCATCAGTGAACAGCTGAAGATGATGCAGTCCATGGCCTCTTCCGGGGGGGGCGCTCTTTTCGACATGTCCGCCTCCGTCGGCGACGGTCGCATCGCCGCGTTGCAGGCCAAGATCGACGAGTTGCTGCTGGTTTACAACGAGCAATACCCCGCCGTGGTCAAGCTGCGGGAACAGATCGCCGAACTGGAAAAGCGGCAGCAGACGGAAACGGTCGAGGCGCCTCCCATGCAGGAGGCTTTCAACCCGCTGGAGGATCCGATCTTCGTCGACCTGCGGATGCGCATGAACACGACTCAATCCGAGCTCAACGCCCTGCTCGCCCGGGAAAACGAACTGCTCAGCCAAATCGAAAACAACAAGCGTATTCTCGCCAATTTCCCCGAGGACAAGAAGGTTCTCGCCGACATGGAGCGGGAGCGGGCGATGAACCGCAACGTCTACGAAACGCTGCTGGAGCGGGCCGGCGTCTCGGAAGTTTCGAAGCAGTTGGAGGTTGCCGACAAGGCGACGACCTTCCGCATTGTCGATCCGGCGATTCTGCCCATTATCCCCGTGGGGATGAAACGGGTGGTGATGATGCTGATGGGGCTCTTTGCCGGGTTCGGTGCCGGGCTGGCCGCCGTGGTGGTCTTCGAAAAACTCGACGACAGCGTCAAGGATGTCGATGCCCTGCGGGCCATGGGCATGACCGTTCTCGCGGAAATCCCTCTCATGTACAGCGAGGTTGAAGCCCGGGCGACACGGCGCAAGGATCTGACCGTCTACGCCTATGGCGGGCTCTGCCTGGTGTTTGTCGGGGCCATGGTCGGGCATGATCTGTTGGGCCTGACTTTGGTGGATCAGGCCATCGGTTACTTCCATCTGGATAAGCTTATGGCCGATGTGGTTGGGGTGATCCGTTAGTTCCTGGTCGAAGAGAATTTTGTTTGCATAGTCGAGGTTTTCATGAGTCGTATTGAAAAGGCCATCGAAATGGCCGCTAAAAAACGTCAGGCCATCGCTCCCGTTTCGCCCGAACCTTCCGTCGAACCGACGCAGACCCCGCCGAAGGCTGAGGAGATCGTCACTCCCAGTGCCGTCGCCACTCGGGAGCCGGGCCATTACGAAGCCCGGCACGAAGTCTTCGCCAGCGTGCCGCCGCCGGTGATTCGCAACCCCTTCTTGGTGACCGCCACCGGTGAGACCGGACCCGCTTCCGAGCAGTACCGTAAACTCAAATCGGCCATCGTCAAGCTCGCCCAGCTCGGTCGCTTCGACAAGTCGCTGATGGTCACCAGCGCCATCGGCGGCGAGGGCAAGACCCTCACCTCCATCAACCTGGCCATCACCCTGGCCCAGGAATTCGATCACACGGTGCTGCTGGTGGAGGCGGACATCCGTCGCCCGACCATCATGAAATACATGGAGATGGAGTCCCCCGTCGGCCTCACCGATTGCGTCCTCGACGGCATCGATGTCGGCGACGTGCTGGTCAAGACCGGCATCGGTAAGCTTTCCATTCTCCCCGCCGGGCGCACGGTTCCCAATCCGGTGGAACTCTTCTCCTCTAACCGCATGCAGAACCTGCTGCTCGAAATCAAGAACCGCTATCCCGACCGTTACGTCATCGTCGACACCACGCCGCTCTTGCCCTTCGCCGAGCCCCAGTTCATCGCCGGCGCCGTCGGCGGCGTTCTCTTCGTGGTACGCGAGGGCTATACCTCCACCGACAAGGCGGTCAAGGCCCTCGGTCTGCTCAAGAACCACAACCTGCTCGGGGTGGTCTGCAACGGTGTCAGCCAGGTGCACAGCGGCGGAAAATACGGCTACTACGGGTATTACGGGTACAAATAGGCGGTAACCCGATTAAATGTCGAAGAGGTGTGATGATGTTGAATTCTTTGAAATTAGCCGTGCCCCTGCTGCTGGCTGGAC encodes the following:
- a CDS encoding TIGR03013 family XrtA/PEP-CTERM system glycosyltransferase, yielding MRKLTSLILLVDLLLAALALVIGHLLRFEGACNLAVITGPSGTRLLIFALFAVFSAYFCEMYRWEKSLGRLDLAARTAVSILMAFFVLSAVYYIIPAAMVGRGVLSFSLLVFGAMQFFAHLGFLALMQLPALARRVLVIGVGPLAATVERVLTENPGRQAFIGFVQPTTEKCTVDEKRIVGDVEEVVELVERERADLLVVALTERRGGLPVRELLRCKLNGVEIIDALSFYEEMTGKLLIENIQPSWFLYSDGFRITPFLRFYKRGFDLLLSLFGILLVLPLWPVVALLVKFDSPGPIFFRQTRVGEREKNFTVYKFRTMRQDAEKETGAVWATQDDPRVTKIGKLLRKSRIDELPQLYNVLKGDMSFVGPRPERPEFVDRLNQKIPYYSKRHFMKPGVTGWAQVCYPYGASDEDALEKLRYDLYYIKNYSLLLDFLIILETVKVVAFGRGGR
- a CDS encoding polysaccharide biosynthesis/export family protein, producing the protein MKKLSLLLVVVFLLFASIAWAGDYVIGEGDGLNVAVWGVPELSVSVLVRPDGKITLPAAGDVKAAGLTPVELSKELTTVLTDYVKTPIVTVTVAGITNNRIYISGGGVPPRVLSLPGRSSLFKLLCGIEGIGNADLQRGYVMRDGEKLAVDMHDLFNNGNIKADIDLRAEDILFLPTNELNKVYVVGAVNTPQGIMYRDGLRVLDVILESGGFTKFAKASAVLILRKEGDDRRRIKLDLDGLMKDGELNENLELQRGDYVIVREGMF
- a CDS encoding XrtA-associated tyrosine autokinase — encoded protein: MSRIEKAIEMAAKKRQAIAPVSPEPSVEPTQTPPKAEEIVTPSAVATREPGHYEARHEVFASVPPPVIRNPFLVTATGETGPASEQYRKLKSAIVKLAQLGRFDKSLMVTSAIGGEGKTLTSINLAITLAQEFDHTVLLVEADIRRPTIMKYMEMESPVGLTDCVLDGIDVGDVLVKTGIGKLSILPAGRTVPNPVELFSSNRMQNLLLEIKNRYPDRYVIVDTTPLLPFAEPQFIAGAVGGVLFVVREGYTSTDKAVKALGLLKNHNLLGVVCNGVSQVHSGGKYGYYGYYGYK
- a CDS encoding sigma-54-dependent transcriptional regulator, yielding MSAVDKGLILVVDDEASARRVLSAILEQEDYRVVSAGDVDEAIQALSRHDFDTVITDMKMPGADGLQLHDQIKQNYPEIPVIFLTAYGTVESAVNAMNLGAFYYFVKPPDYLNLKGILARAVEQRRLKRELAQLRQRLTGLPGPAQFIGQSRQMHQVCDLVEAIKDSPSSVLICGETGVGKELAARALHYGSVRRDAPFVTVNCAAIPGELLESELFVYEKGAFTGAVSRRIGRIEQAAGGTLFLDEIGELDISLQAKLLRVLQEKEVERLGDNRRIPVDFRLVSSTNRELPQEVAKGTFREDLFYRINVVRIDLPSLRERREDIPLLVSEFVKEFCVQEGKVLVVSEKAMQTLCAYHWPGNVRQLRNVVERAVVLSRGREILPSDLPDEVRGQSLSPGSADSPAVIPLRELEAEAIRRALAECSGNKSLVAKKLGCSRKALYRRLKEYDLS
- the prsT gene encoding XrtA/PEP-CTERM system TPR-repeat protein PrsT, translating into MITMLMVLVLLTACQGQTKETMVQEGMTLMKEGNPLGAVVLFNSALEKDPNFVEARYQLGLAYLKGGKLDKAEKELQKVRLQDPGNAEVLLDMASLYLATQKIDEAEGELRQYLEKHPKSSRSQEYLGRVKAVRGDLQAAEQLFKEAAELDAGNAEVRLALAQLYLQLGWTDQAQAELASVVKAFPDKKAAYFMIAALEGRQGRKAQALEAYRQVTRIDGEDIAALYLTGMLSLDMGDAAEAQRIAEHLRKRHPKHPSGSRLLGMIRYAAEDFENAALELRASLQGMPDLAGYYFLGLAEYRRDNFELALSQFQRALDIQPEHLQTRLMVGMTLLRQGRIDDCIQQVKQVLAVNDQIAMAHNVLGSAYLAKKEFDKAMPHLDRAIALDPSLADAHMKKGLFNLAQGNPQGAGVELEKAVEAAPEALNTRFLLASLYLRQQNYRGVIETLQAGLDGTEEDALLYNYMAAAYLAQKQNEQGVDALNKAKQAKPDYLTPYFNLANYYLANQQRDKALEEYRAILQIAPENVKALISLGTLQEIEGDATAAKASYQKARATNAPEGFLALAGYLGRSKQGEEAAKVIEAAYQTHPEHPAILETRGKLLLGQKNTGEAVKMFQALDKVKPGAGLPLLAVAWLAGGEQDKALALAKARIDEQPASASGYMLEAAIHQRLGAVDKAEAALTQGLVRAKDAQLLSLQLGSLYAGTGRVPKALETFAALRKAQPDFVPAIFALGALLDQQGDKGKAVELYKEVLAKAEDHTAALNNLAYLYADNYGTPEEALVLAVKAFRKEPGNPGILDTLGLALFKNGRHDEAVNILTKAAELLPKVAAVRLHQGQALHGAGKNAEARDALQAAIDLGPGPEAEQARKLLEQIKD
- a CDS encoding XrtA system polysaccharide chain length determinant, with the protein product MDSPILQLKKYLHALYNRRYLFVLVAGTVAALIVAGSFFVPKKYEAKSTVFIEKNVINSLMKGLTVSPSMGDRIRVLRYHMLSRDMVLRVLKELDMDVKVPNPQEFEALIKYCQAETKISLRGDDLFFVSIVDPDPEFAKNYINALVGAYVEENLAAKREESFGASRFISEQVTFYKNKLDAIEDEINQFRKKTGIFSSVSEASIIDEIKLVEEELKGLRVKKNELLATIKTISEQLKMMQSMASSGGGALFDMSASVGDGRIAALQAKIDELLLVYNEQYPAVVKLREQIAELEKRQQTETVEAPPMQEAFNPLEDPIFVDLRMRMNTTQSELNALLARENELLSQIENNKRILANFPEDKKVLADMERERAMNRNVYETLLERAGVSEVSKQLEVADKATTFRIVDPAILPIIPVGMKRVVMMLMGLFAGFGAGLAAVVVFEKLDDSVKDVDALRAMGMTVLAEIPLMYSEVEARATRRKDLTVYAYGGLCLVFVGAMVGHDLLGLTLVDQAIGYFHLDKLMADVVGVIR